Proteins encoded within one genomic window of bacterium:
- a CDS encoding cupin domain-containing protein, translating into MAAEYVFTSLNALPGKEIAKGVTMRPLAGAHVMISCVDLSPDSTVALHSHPHEQLGVVLEGQIEMQIGEERRALRPGDAYVIPGGTRHAARASGGPARVLDVFYPLREEYLRG; encoded by the coding sequence ATGGCTGCGGAGTACGTCTTCACGTCGCTCAACGCGCTGCCCGGTAAGGAGATTGCGAAGGGTGTGACCATGCGTCCGCTCGCGGGAGCGCATGTGATGATCAGCTGCGTCGATTTGTCGCCCGATTCCACCGTGGCCCTTCACTCGCACCCGCATGAGCAACTGGGCGTGGTGCTCGAGGGGCAGATTGAGATGCAGATCGGTGAGGAGCGGCGGGCGCTGCGGCCGGGGGATGCCTATGTGATCCCGGGCGGTACGCGCCACGCCGCCCGTGCGTCCGGCGGCCCCGCGCGGGTGCTGGATGTCTTCTACCCGCTGCGGGAGGAATATCTAAGGGGCTGA
- a CDS encoding tetratricopeptide repeat protein: protein MSGVRWKAVLWLTGVLLALEGAAPLWSGAQTSPGSATGQVNQVESVTLAHGVKSASVFGSGLLTPVDPATTFVNTDVPYAIVRIKALAPDTTVALRLADPSGSAYAVQAKIPAHRGNPKDFDFAAPLYILGTDLESHTGTWHVQILINNAPASDVTFQWQAATAAELAKLKDTVNQSPLTADLHWRYGAALGLLGHLSESITELQNAIRLDPNYALYYITLGRVYELQSRVADATQQFQKALSVHGSFYDSVFEGWARAGLVKLQAH, encoded by the coding sequence ATGAGCGGCGTGCGATGGAAGGCGGTCCTATGGTTGACGGGCGTGCTCCTCGCGCTGGAAGGCGCGGCGCCGCTCTGGTCCGGGGCTCAGACCTCCCCGGGGTCGGCGACCGGTCAGGTGAATCAGGTCGAGTCGGTCACGCTGGCGCACGGGGTCAAGTCGGCGTCGGTGTTCGGATCGGGGCTGCTGACGCCCGTCGATCCCGCGACCACGTTCGTCAACACAGACGTACCGTATGCGATCGTCCGGATCAAAGCACTCGCGCCGGACACAACGGTCGCGCTGCGCCTCGCGGATCCGTCGGGATCCGCCTATGCGGTACAGGCCAAGATACCCGCCCATCGAGGGAACCCCAAGGACTTCGACTTCGCCGCCCCGTTGTACATCCTGGGCACGGACCTCGAGTCCCACACGGGAACCTGGCATGTTCAGATCCTGATCAACAACGCGCCCGCGAGCGACGTGACATTTCAGTGGCAGGCTGCAACCGCTGCGGAACTTGCGAAGCTCAAGGACACGGTGAACCAGTCTCCGCTCACCGCAGACCTGCACTGGCGCTATGGCGCCGCGCTCGGGCTGCTGGGCCACCTGTCGGAATCGATCACGGAGCTTCAGAACGCCATCCGCCTGGACCCCAACTACGCGCTGTACTACATCACGCTCGGACGCGTCTATGAACTGCAAAGCCGTGTCGCCGATGCGACGCAGCAATTTCAGAAGGCACTCAGCGTGCACGGCAGCTTCTACGATAGTGTGTTCGAGGGTTGGGCACGCGCCGGTCTCGTAAAGCTTCAGGCGCACTAG
- a CDS encoding 8-oxo-dGTP diphosphatase — MPEGNPRATTYLRTLCFIRYGDRVLLLQRRHPPNQGLYNAPGGKIERDEDPYEACLREVHEETGFHLRKIRLRALLTVISRTTGAQWLLFVFVGDRPAGDPDPIATDEGTLRWVPLSDIASLPVPADIPLILPHLFTPDPGILIGKIHAEDDVLVDYEVRNA; from the coding sequence ATGCCGGAGGGTAACCCCAGGGCAACGACCTACCTGCGGACGCTCTGCTTCATCCGGTACGGCGACCGCGTGCTTCTGCTCCAGCGTCGTCACCCGCCCAACCAGGGGCTGTACAACGCCCCCGGCGGCAAGATCGAGCGGGACGAAGATCCGTACGAAGCCTGTCTGCGCGAAGTCCACGAAGAGACGGGGTTCCACCTCCGCAAGATCAGGCTGCGCGCGCTGCTGACGGTGATCAGCCGGACGACCGGTGCCCAGTGGCTGTTGTTTGTGTTCGTGGGGGATCGGCCGGCGGGAGACCCCGACCCCATCGCGACGGACGAAGGGACGCTGCGGTGGGTGCCGCTGTCCGACATCGCCTCCCTGCCGGTGCCCGCGGACATTCCGCTGATTCTCCCCCACCTGTTCACCCCCGATCCCGGCATCCTGATCGGCAAGATCCACGCCGAGGACGACGTGCTCGTGGACTACGAGGTTCGAAACGCCTGA
- a CDS encoding DNA glycosylase, translated as MPAWTLEAAGVHLRRTLDSGQAFRWRWETRNGGPDVATGIVGSHRLRVTQDARGVHLLAPGTPTARDALARYLTLPSPDATRSGGDAPGLHRIEARLAADAVLARVLPRTHGIALLVQDPWEVLISFIVSQNNNIPKITRSIEGLARALGAPLGDGAYAFPSPARLAASHPATLRACHLGYRAPYVREAARRVAEGRLDLDRLRRIPEAEAREALRELPGIGDKVADCVLLFALGHVTTFPVDVWVRRAVERLYFGGRPRPLREIRAFARDRFGPLAGYAQQHLFVYARTHLRNPRGRDTVAVTAPAGASGRARARPGRSRA; from the coding sequence ATGCCCGCGTGGACGCTCGAGGCGGCCGGGGTCCACCTCCGGCGCACGCTCGACTCCGGGCAGGCGTTCCGATGGCGTTGGGAGACAAGGAACGGCGGCCCCGATGTGGCCACCGGGATCGTGGGCTCCCACCGGCTCCGCGTCACACAAGACGCTCGAGGCGTTCATCTGCTGGCGCCAGGCACCCCGACCGCGCGCGACGCGCTTGCGCGCTACCTGACGCTGCCGTCCCCGGACGCCACGCGTTCGGGCGGCGACGCACCCGGGCTGCACCGTATCGAAGCGCGCCTCGCCGCAGACGCCGTGCTCGCGCGCGTGCTGCCGCGTACGCACGGCATTGCGCTGCTGGTTCAGGACCCGTGGGAGGTCCTAATCTCGTTCATCGTCTCCCAGAACAACAACATCCCGAAGATCACCCGATCGATCGAAGGTCTCGCCCGCGCGCTCGGAGCACCCCTCGGCGACGGCGCCTACGCGTTTCCGTCACCGGCGCGGCTCGCCGCGTCGCACCCGGCGACGCTCCGCGCCTGCCACCTCGGCTATCGAGCACCCTACGTGCGCGAGGCGGCGCGGCGTGTGGCGGAGGGGCGGCTCGATCTCGACCGGCTCCGGCGCATACCCGAGGCCGAGGCGCGCGAGGCGCTGCGCGAACTCCCCGGCATCGGCGACAAAGTGGCCGACTGCGTCCTGCTGTTCGCGCTTGGCCACGTCACGACGTTCCCGGTCGATGTGTGGGTCCGGCGCGCAGTGGAGCGGCTGTACTTCGGCGGCCGGCCGAGACCGTTGCGGGAGATCCGCGCGTTCGCACGAGATCGCTTCGGCCCGCTCGCGGGCTACGCCCAGCAGCACCTGTTCGTGTACGCGCGCACGCATCTCAGGAATCCCCGCGGGCGCGACACCGTCGCGGTCACCGCGCCCGCAGGCGCTTCCGGGCGAGCGCGGGCCCGCCCGGGCCGATCGCGGGCGTGA
- the selD gene encoding selenide, water dikinase SelD, producing the protein MVACAGUASKLSPTDLAHVLRHLPPITDPAVLVGTNTADDAGVYRLTPELALVETVDVFTPVVDEPYWFGAIAAANALSDVYAMGAVPRLALNIAAFPRTALPLDVLGEILRGGADKCSEAGVTVIGGHTIDDPEPKYGLAVTGFVHPDRVVTNASARPGDILVLTKPLGMGVITTGIKQGRTSRETADEVIRIMATLNRAAADAMVATGVSAATDVTGFGLLGHLHEMTRAAAVRAHLRLSAVPVLEEAWTLVRQRTIPGGTERNRAALEEAVVWDGVAEDAQVIVCDAQTSGGLLIAVPGDRLERLCGALRERGTLAAVVGEITGPGLGEITVTAR; encoded by the coding sequence ATGGTGGCCTGCGCCGGCTGAGCATCCAAACTGAGTCCGACGGACCTGGCGCACGTGTTGCGCCACCTGCCACCGATCACCGACCCTGCCGTCCTCGTGGGTACCAACACCGCGGACGACGCGGGGGTGTATCGGCTTACGCCCGAACTCGCCCTCGTCGAGACCGTGGACGTGTTCACGCCCGTGGTGGACGAGCCCTACTGGTTCGGCGCGATTGCCGCCGCCAACGCACTCAGCGACGTATACGCGATGGGTGCGGTTCCGCGCCTCGCGCTTAACATCGCGGCGTTCCCGAGGACGGCGCTGCCCCTGGATGTCCTCGGAGAGATCCTCCGCGGCGGCGCGGACAAGTGCTCCGAGGCCGGCGTCACCGTGATCGGCGGGCACACGATCGACGATCCCGAGCCGAAGTATGGGCTCGCGGTGACCGGGTTTGTGCACCCAGACCGCGTCGTGACCAATGCGTCCGCGCGCCCCGGGGACATCCTGGTCCTCACGAAGCCGCTCGGGATGGGCGTGATCACCACCGGAATCAAACAGGGCCGCACGTCGCGCGAGACGGCCGACGAGGTGATTCGCATCATGGCCACGCTGAACCGGGCCGCGGCGGACGCGATGGTCGCGACCGGCGTGTCCGCCGCGACAGACGTGACGGGGTTTGGACTGCTCGGACACCTCCACGAGATGACGCGCGCGGCCGCGGTGCGCGCGCACCTCCGCCTCTCGGCGGTTCCCGTGCTCGAAGAGGCCTGGACGCTGGTCCGGCAGCGGACGATCCCGGGCGGGACGGAGCGTAACCGGGCCGCGCTCGAAGAGGCCGTCGTCTGGGACGGTGTCGCCGAGGACGCGCAGGTCATCGTGTGCGACGCGCAAACCTCGGGCGGCCTGCTGATCGCGGTGCCTGGGGACCGTCTCGAGCGGCTGTGTGGAGCGTTGCGCGAGCGGGGGACCTTGGCCGCCGTCGTCGGCGAGATCACGGGGCCGGGGCTCGGCGAGATCACCGTTACCGCGCGGTGA
- a CDS encoding LysR family transcriptional regulator translates to MAINLHQLKIFHTVARSGSFSRAAAELKISQPSVSIQVGDLERQFGVELFEQAGKAARMTEAGRILDAYAGRILALIDETRGAIDEVKGLRRGRLLIGATSTPGAYLLPGLLSRFREQYAHVELGLRIAGTRRIQEMLLQRELDLGVVGGHVTQRDVEAVPIATDELVLITAPGHRFASMPSVATPDLAGEPFILRERGSGTREVVDEALHRVGAHLTPAMELEGAEMVKQAVAANLGVSILSRWAVAIDVAAGRLCIAPIDGVRITREILLVYHRDRRLPHLARAFAEMVAPAWHAPASSGAAPPAAGRA, encoded by the coding sequence ATGGCGATCAACCTCCACCAACTCAAAATCTTTCACACCGTGGCCAGATCCGGCAGCTTCTCGCGCGCGGCGGCTGAACTGAAAATCAGCCAGCCGTCCGTGAGCATCCAGGTCGGAGATCTAGAGCGCCAGTTCGGCGTCGAGCTCTTCGAGCAGGCGGGGAAGGCCGCCCGGATGACCGAAGCGGGCCGGATCCTCGATGCCTATGCCGGCCGGATCCTGGCGCTCATCGACGAGACGCGCGGCGCGATCGACGAGGTCAAGGGCCTCCGCCGGGGTCGACTCCTGATCGGCGCGACGTCGACGCCCGGGGCCTACCTGCTGCCAGGACTGTTGAGTCGGTTCCGCGAGCAGTACGCGCACGTCGAATTGGGCCTGCGGATCGCCGGGACGCGGCGCATCCAGGAGATGCTGCTGCAGCGCGAGTTGGACCTCGGCGTTGTGGGCGGACACGTCACCCAGCGGGACGTCGAGGCCGTGCCGATCGCCACCGACGAGCTGGTGCTGATCACGGCACCCGGCCATCGGTTCGCGTCGATGCCGTCGGTGGCGACCCCGGACCTCGCCGGCGAGCCGTTCATTCTGCGCGAACGCGGATCCGGCACCCGCGAGGTCGTGGACGAGGCGCTGCATCGTGTCGGCGCCCACCTCACGCCCGCGATGGAACTCGAAGGCGCGGAGATGGTCAAACAAGCCGTGGCCGCCAATCTGGGCGTGTCGATCCTCTCGCGGTGGGCGGTGGCGATCGACGTCGCCGCGGGCCGTCTCTGCATCGCACCGATCGACGGGGTACGGATCACGCGAGAGATTCTGCTCGTCTACCATCGGGACCGCCGCCTGCCGCATCTCGCCCGCGCATTCGCCGAGATGGTGGCACCGGCCTGGCACGCCCCCGCCTCGTCGGGCGCTGCCCCTCCCGCGGCGGGTCGCGCGTAG
- a CDS encoding dual specificity protein phosphatase, protein MEIFEILKDRLYQSGAPEEAAEWASIHALGIDTVVDLFGTLDPGVPTEPNSILYIFWPIADHAELPDLTILNVLVDTVVRLIQLNHKILVHCHRGKSRSGLINALVAMKIFGITGAEAVDLVRRQRPGALANPVFAAYLEALPAPARSATPTT, encoded by the coding sequence ATGGAGATCTTTGAGATCCTCAAGGACCGCCTGTATCAAAGCGGCGCGCCGGAGGAAGCGGCCGAGTGGGCGTCGATTCACGCCCTCGGCATCGATACGGTCGTCGACCTCTTCGGGACGCTGGACCCCGGCGTGCCGACGGAACCCAACTCGATCCTCTACATCTTCTGGCCGATCGCGGACCATGCGGAGCTCCCCGATCTCACGATCCTGAACGTCCTGGTTGACACCGTGGTGCGCCTCATTCAACTGAACCACAAGATACTCGTCCACTGCCACCGCGGCAAAAGCCGCTCGGGACTCATCAACGCGCTTGTGGCCATGAAGATCTTCGGGATCACCGGCGCGGAGGCCGTCGACCTCGTGCGGCGCCAGCGGCCGGGGGCGCTCGCCAACCCCGTGTTTGCGGCCTATCTCGAGGCGCTCCCCGCGCCGGCTCGATCCGCGACGCCGACGACGTGA
- a CDS encoding ABC transporter substrate-binding protein, protein MRTMRWLVVVSMVLFLVLPAALAQAPGPRYGGTLRAGMQTDPVGLDPHTTTATATRNMMENVYDTLVTVDPSLHVLPSLAASWTTSTDGLTWTFHLRPNVKFHNGRSMTADDVVYSLNRIRDPKTKSPRASDFAIIDTVTVAGPLTVAIRLKQPFSPLLAKLALSTNVIVPHEIVERDGDLNKEPVGTGPFRFVGYTPQQRMILVRSGDFWGTDATGRRLPYIDRIEFVFYPDAVARSTALRTGNVDWIEYVPSSDVQSLRADPNVEVIGGLSANFRGLYINNTVAPFNNVKVRQAMAWAINRKEIVDTALFGVGGVVATGTAIPPGNYYALRKNVYDKVDLDRAKRLMAEAGFPNGLDADLYVTSTYDFLRTPAELIQAQLAKIGIRTKIVAADWSVYLPTVFQKHFTLTILGTSGQTDPDDFLYNNFHTGAGSNFEGYSDAQFDKLVEQARLVAVDSKRRALYDQAQLRLQDTVPMVFLFHSTQYEAARRNVHGYQHYLNTSYIGLRTTWMTEK, encoded by the coding sequence ATGCGGACGATGCGGTGGCTCGTGGTGGTCAGCATGGTACTGTTCCTGGTTCTGCCGGCCGCGCTCGCGCAGGCGCCGGGGCCGCGGTACGGGGGCACGCTGCGCGCGGGGATGCAGACCGACCCCGTCGGGCTGGACCCGCACACGACGACCGCGACGGCGACGCGGAACATGATGGAGAACGTCTACGACACCCTCGTGACGGTCGACCCATCGCTGCACGTTCTTCCCAGCTTGGCCGCGTCGTGGACGACCTCGACGGACGGGTTGACCTGGACCTTTCATCTTCGGCCGAACGTGAAGTTTCACAACGGCCGGTCGATGACCGCGGACGACGTCGTGTACTCGCTGAACCGTATCCGCGATCCGAAAACGAAATCGCCGCGCGCGTCGGACTTCGCGATCATCGACACCGTCACGGTTGCGGGGCCGCTCACCGTTGCGATTCGGCTCAAGCAGCCGTTCTCGCCGCTCCTGGCCAAGCTGGCCCTGTCCACGAACGTGATCGTGCCCCACGAGATCGTGGAGCGGGACGGGGACCTCAACAAGGAACCCGTGGGGACGGGGCCGTTCCGGTTCGTCGGGTATACTCCACAGCAGCGCATGATCCTGGTGCGGAGCGGCGACTTTTGGGGCACCGACGCGACCGGGCGGCGCCTCCCCTACATCGACCGCATCGAGTTCGTATTCTATCCTGACGCGGTCGCCCGCTCGACGGCGCTCCGGACGGGGAACGTGGACTGGATCGAGTACGTGCCCTCGTCGGACGTGCAGAGCCTACGGGCCGATCCGAACGTCGAGGTGATCGGGGGGCTCTCTGCCAACTTCCGCGGTCTCTACATCAACAACACGGTCGCGCCCTTCAACAACGTGAAGGTCCGTCAGGCGATGGCGTGGGCGATCAACCGCAAGGAGATCGTGGACACCGCGCTGTTCGGCGTGGGCGGCGTCGTCGCCACCGGCACCGCGATCCCGCCCGGGAACTACTACGCGCTGAGGAAGAACGTGTACGACAAGGTCGATCTCGACCGCGCGAAGCGCTTGATGGCGGAGGCCGGGTTCCCGAACGGGCTGGACGCGGACCTGTACGTGACCAGTACGTACGATTTTCTCCGGACGCCGGCCGAGCTCATTCAGGCGCAACTCGCCAAGATCGGCATCCGGACCAAGATCGTCGCGGCGGATTGGAGCGTCTATCTCCCGACCGTGTTCCAGAAGCACTTCACGCTCACGATTCTCGGGACGTCCGGCCAGACCGATCCCGACGACTTCCTCTACAACAACTTCCATACGGGCGCCGGCAGCAACTTTGAGGGCTATTCCGACGCGCAGTTCGACAAGCTCGTCGAGCAGGCGCGCCTCGTGGCCGTCGACTCAAAGCGTCGGGCGCTGTACGATCAGGCCCAGCTGCGGCTCCAGGACACCGTCCCGATGGTGTTCCTGTTCCACTCGACGCAGTACGAGGCGGCGCGGCGAAACGTGCACGGCTATCAGCACTACCTCAACACGTCGTACATCGGTCTGCGGACGACCTGGATGACCGAGAAATAG
- a CDS encoding ABC transporter permease — MVSSTLASATANVVAGRLRGLGTRVVRHVGARVGVVLLGLVVAGALGAPVLTRYDPIQVAPALRLQAPSAAHLFGTDLYGRDIFARVLYGGRISLGVGVFSVGFALLSGGTLGALCGYWGRTFDAAVMRVSDVVLAFPAILLAIALLAFLGGGFWNVVIAIAVVYAAPMARVARAAVLTVRHEEYVDAARAVGAGDARILRRHILPNAAAPLIVESTLRLAFAILAEAALSFLGLGTQPPAPSWGQMVAEGRAVMQFSVWPAMGPGLAITMTVLGFNLLGDGVRDALDPHLHGIG, encoded by the coding sequence ATGGTTTCCTCGACCCTCGCGTCCGCTACGGCTAACGTCGTCGCCGGGCGCCTGCGCGGCCTTGGCACGCGCGTCGTGCGGCACGTCGGCGCGCGGGTGGGGGTCGTGTTGCTCGGGCTGGTCGTCGCCGGTGCGCTCGGCGCTCCGGTGCTCACGCGCTACGATCCCATCCAGGTCGCGCCCGCGTTGCGCCTGCAGGCGCCGAGCGCGGCGCATCTGTTCGGAACCGACCTGTACGGGCGGGACATCTTCGCGCGCGTGCTGTACGGCGGTCGGATCTCGCTTGGGGTGGGCGTGTTTTCCGTCGGCTTTGCGCTCCTCAGCGGCGGGACCCTCGGGGCGCTGTGCGGCTACTGGGGTCGGACGTTCGATGCCGCGGTGATGCGCGTGTCGGACGTCGTGCTCGCGTTTCCCGCGATTCTGCTCGCGATCGCGCTGCTGGCGTTTCTGGGCGGTGGGTTCTGGAACGTGGTGATCGCGATCGCCGTCGTGTACGCGGCGCCGATGGCGCGCGTCGCGCGGGCCGCCGTGTTGACCGTGCGCCACGAGGAGTACGTCGACGCCGCGCGGGCGGTCGGCGCCGGGGACGCCCGCATCCTGCGGCGTCACATCCTACCGAACGCGGCGGCGCCGCTCATCGTCGAGAGCACGCTGCGACTCGCGTTTGCGATCCTGGCGGAGGCGGCCCTGTCGTTCCTGGGACTCGGCACGCAGCCGCCGGCGCCGAGTTGGGGGCAGATGGTCGCGGAGGGGCGCGCCGTGATGCAGTTCAGCGTGTGGCCGGCGATGGGGCCCGGCCTCGCGATCACGATGACGGTGCTGGGGTTCAACCTGCTGGGTGACGGCGTGCGGGACGCGTTGGACCCGCACCTGCACGGGATCGGATAG